One Channa argus isolate prfri chromosome 15, Channa argus male v1.0, whole genome shotgun sequence DNA segment encodes these proteins:
- the pgls gene encoding 6-phosphogluconolactonase, producing MAARRVVVFPSSAELGPVLAQLVISRAKNAISSHGRFTLGLSGGSLVSMLSKELLALPDLDCSKWVIGFCDERLVSFDDPESTYGLYKSQLFSNINIPDSGILTINSSLQVNECAEDYTRKLKEAFPDDDFPSFDLLLLGMGPDGHTCSLFPEHPVLEELKKIVAPISDSPKPPPQRVTMTFPVVNSARCVAFVSTGGSKATVLKEVLEGREGPAFPAARVVPTNGELFWLVDEPAAASLTIQVERLGSGAKL from the exons ATGGCTGCCAGAAGAGTTGTGGTCTTCCCCTCTTCAGCGGAGCTCGGTCCGGTGTTGGCCCAGTTGGTGATATCTCGTGCTAAGAATGCCATCAGCTCTCATGGCAGGTTTACCTTGGGGCTCTCCGGAGGCAGCCTTGTGTCAATGCTCAGCAAAGAGCTGTTGGCTTTGCCAGACTTGGACTGCAGCAAGTGGGTGATTGGCTTTTGTGATGAGCGACTGGTTTCCTTTGATGATCCTGAGAGCACTTATGGACTGTACAAG AGTCAGTTGTTTTCCAATATTAACATACCTGATAGTGGGATCTTAACCATCAACTCTTCACTGCAAGTGAATGAGTGTGCTGAGGATTATACCCGCAAACTGAAGGAG gcCTTCCCAGATGATGACTTCCCTTCGTTTGACCTGTTGCTGCTGGGTATGGGGCCTGATGGTCACACCTGTTCTCTCTTTCCAGAACACCCTGTCCTGGAG GAACTAAAAAAGATTGTGGCCCCCATCAGTGACTCTCCTAAACCACCACCACAGCGTGTAACTATGACTTTTCCAGTGGTTAACTCTGCACGCTGTGTGGCTTTTGTATCAACAGGAGGAAGCAAGGCAACTGTTTTAAAG GAGGTGCTGGAGGGTAGAGAGGGACCAGCATTTCCAGCAGCCCGTGTTGTCCCAACCAATGGTGAGCTTTTCTGGCTTGTTGATGAACCTGCAGCTGCCTCCTTAACTATACAGGTAGAAAGACTAGGCTCAGGGGCCAAACTGTAA
- the LOC137100088 gene encoding oocyte zinc finger protein XlCOF28, with product MSTVFSFQTQLVSIMDALSKTAVMEISKLVEIESKMLKIEITRGRNEIASLTEKLQLMEKLLYIAQGGGQDAAAAAICSVVRDGTENRTLEPERTRAAIKSESPWESTSSSTEMSSLQGEAKAVAELPNPPKDQPELIVVKEEFSEVDNRDTEQHKPSENRTEVDTDIQKSSAVMQHHKPIPEHQQSMFTESFVTLNTQSPVAGPGRRETEWNSQLTPEHTTLEAGKSLAQNIASQSLNVLRNMKIHNFRNSAAKRFGCLQCGKSFRCFSQLEIHQRSHTGEKPFRCTLCGKRYAQKGHLYTHQRTHTGEKPYRCPICGKGFIQKCTLDMHQRTHTGEKPFVCIKCGKGFTKNCNLKKHLAVHLDPNLNMLDSEPTSAFSGTLLKTLKRKHSNFPQSLAIQRSHKFDEGATLLHRESCQHFEILSLFIKMMCDTTNRSFRTQLAAILEKLTKAALVEIGNLADECSSVLHTEICLHKTENEALKKRCYSLEVQLRAAREAQTYPAQVNNVSRRLPAEQQQQPAPAIDGVFGKDWCMDLWREEKVPSQRKGTMESAAMTSLGAQAIDLMEREPDLIFIKEETYEEHPIGQQMKLPDNRKVGIFEDSMIHKSVDELQLHSMELNNFPMMADSQTQQCTQPTIMDKLIDDATMNTLVDNANPPSAVAEYLDYTNDIHINATKELNIQPKPLKPTKRFECLFCGKMFNYLSSLKVHIRRHSGEKPFSCSVCGKRFAQKTYLKLHQRVHSGEKPYSCLDCGKSFSQKSSLNIHLRTHTGEKPYSCVDCGKCYAYKYGLNHHQCFN from the exons ATGTCGACTGTCTTCTCTTTCCAGACACAGCTTGTCTCCATCATGGACGCGTTATCCAAAACAGCTGTGATGGAAATAAGCAAACTGGTGGAGATCGAGTcgaaaatgttgaaaatagaGATAACTCGAGGGCGAAACGAAATCGCCTCTCTCACAGAGAAACTGCAACTAATGGAGAAATTGCTTTACATTGCACAGGGTGGCGGGCAGGACGCAGCGGCAGCAGCAATATGTTCAGTGGTAAGAGACGGTACAGAAAACAGAACCCTGGAGCCTGAGAGGACTAGAGCTGCTATAAAAAG TGAGAGCCCATGGGAAAGCACAAGTTCTTCCACTGAGATGAGCAGTTTGCAAGGTGAAGCGAAAGCTGTAGCTGAA CTTCCAAACCCGCCCAAAGATCAGCCTGAACTTATTGTGGTAAAGGAGGAATTTTCTGAGGTggacaacagagacacagaacaaCATAAGCCGAGTGAGAACA GAACAGAAGTGGACACAGACATCCAGAAGAGTTCAGCTGTGATGCAGCATCACAAACCCATCCCAGAACATCAGCAGTCCATGTTCACTGAGAGCTTTGTTACCCTGAACACCCAGTCACCTGTTGCTGGACCAGGAAGGAGGGAAACAGAGTGGAATTCACAACTTACACCTGAACACACAACCTTAGAGGCTGGGAAAAGCTTGGCTCAAAACATTGCCTCCCAAAGCCTTAATGTCCTAAGGAATATGAAGATTCACAATTTTAGGAACTCAGCTGCAAAGCGGTTCGGCTGCTTGCAGTGTGGCAAGAGCTTTAGATGCTTTAGTCAGCTTGAAATACACCAGAGAAGTCACACAGGAGAAAAACCATTCAGGTGCACACTATGTGGCAAGAGATATGCACAAAAGGGGCATCTGTATACACaccaacgcacacacactggagaAAAGCCGTACCGCTGTCCAATTTGTGGAAAGGGCTTTATTCAGAAATGCACTCTTGATATGCATCAGCGTACACACACTGGAGAAAAACCTTTTGTTTGTATCAAATGTGGCAAGGGTTTTACGAAAAACTGTAATCTAAAAAAACACCTAGCAGTACACCTAGATCCTAATTTGAACATGTTGGATAGTGAACCTACTTCAGCGTTTAGTGGGACACTCTTAA AAACGTTGAAACGCAAACATAGCAATTTCCCACAATCCCTAGCGATACAGCGTTCTCACAAATTTGATGAAGGAGCAACGTTGCTACACCGGGAATCTTGCCAACATTTCGAAATACTGAGCCTATTTATCAAGATGATGTGCGACACCACAAACCGAAGTTTTCGGACCCAGTTAGCCGCTATTCTAGAAAAGCTAACAAAGGCGGCTTTGGTTGAAATAGGAAACCTGGCGGACGAATGCTCCTCTGTCCTTCACACCGAGATATGCCTGCATAAGACGGAGAATGAGGCGTTGAAGAAGAGATGTTACTCACTGGAGGTCCAGCTGAGAGCAGCCAGGGAGGCACAGACCTATCCTGCACAAGTCAACAATGTCAGCCGCCGGCTTCCTGCAG aacagcaacagcagcctgCACCAGCCATTGATGGAGTTTTTGGAAAGGACTGGTGCATGGACCtttggagagaagaaaaagttcCCTCTCAAAGGAAAGGAACGATGGAGTCTGCGGCCATGACAAGCTTGGGAGCACAG GCAATAGACTTGATGGAGAGAGAACCTGATCTCATCTTTATCAAAGAAGAGACATATGAGGAACATCCTATTGGCCAGCAGATGAAGCTCCCAGATAACAGAAAAG tcGGAATTTTCGAGGACAGCATGATTCATAAATCTGTTGATGAGCTGCAGCTTCACTCCATGGAGTTAAATAACTTCCCCATGATGGCAGACAGTCAAACACAACAATGCACTCAACCAACAATTATGGACAAGTTGATAGATGATGCAACAATGAACACTCTGGTTGACAACGCAAATCCTCCTTCAGCTGTTGCCGAATACTTGGACTATACGAACGATATCCACATAAATGCAACCAAAGAACTCAACATTCAGCCAAAACCTTTGAAGCCAACAAAACGGTTTGAGTGCTTATTCTGTGGCAAAATGTTCAACTATTTGAGCAGTTTAAAAGTCCACATCCGGCGACACTCCGGCGAGAAGCCATTCAGCTGCTCAGTTTGCGGGAAACGATTTGCTCAGAAAACGTACCTGAAGCTGCACCAGCGTGTGCACTCCGGAGAAAAGCCATACAGTTGTTTAGACTGTGGCAAAAGTTTTTCTCAGAAAAGCTCTCTAAACATACATCTTCGAACACATACCGGTGAAAAGCCTTATAGCTGCGTGGATTGTGGGAAATGTTATGCATACAAGTACGGTTTAAATCACCATCAGTGTTTTAACTGA
- the LOC137099480 gene encoding uncharacterized protein, with the protein MASRLSFHSQLSSIMETLARSALSQVCKLVDEDSAELRLELSRLLFANSALAEKVNSLECELTIVRSNAPKLCKSYRTVGVQTACYSDGDPHVSGPPTIEGIFGKDWCMNLWKDRDPYSLERVTDSSQSSDKSLATLSDQITVTEIKEEDYVEDTAVSCQQETLNTEEHEETVPEEPEQLSASYLAGGSTCSLPFDQDGDRVVTARGNVEPSIQLISITDTEEAFSTHIIPIEDDDDDDDDDDDDVQFVEESQQEPALIAAGVSSQTKEQTLTADNTGDSTSPNKDSHNDFKMPNIGVTRDPNKNKFTCQICSRTFFHKGTLTHHMKSHKSNFCNICKQHFPHRNKLNSHTCVPPVPSLRVTKSCELCGKTFANPSALRIHYVVHTGEKPYRCSLCGKGFTQKGNLKCHLRIHTGERPFRCVKCGKTFTQKVNLNHHLMAHRNREFVGDKPTVRRHLRNIMT; encoded by the exons ATGGCCAGCCGCCTCTCTTTTCACTCCCAGCTCTCCTCCATCATGGAGACGTTGGCCAGGTCTGCCCTCAGTCAGGTATGCAAATTGGTGGATGAAGACTCGGCTGAACTCCGGCTCGAGTTGTCTCGCCTTTTGTTTGCTAATTCTGCTCTGGCGGAAAAAGTCAACAGTCTGGAGTGCGAGCTAACGATTGTGAGAAGCAACGCCCCCAAGTTGTGTAAAAGTTATCGCACCGTAGGTGTTCAAACTGCCTGCTACAGTGATGGGGATCCCCATG TGTCTGGGCCTCCCACCATAGAGGGGATATTTGGAAAAGACTGGTGTATGAATCTCTGGAAAGACAGAGACCCATATAGTCTGGAGAGAGTCACAGACTCATCACAGTCTTCTGATAAG tCTTTGGCAACACTGTCTGACCAAATTACTGTGACTGAGATCAAAGAGGAGGATTATGTGGAGGATACTGCTGTCAGCTGTCAGCAGGAAACCCTCAATACAGAAG AACATGAGGAAACTGTCCCTGAGGAACCAGAGCAACTGTCAGCCAGTTACTTGGCTGGTGGCAGCACCTGCAGCCTGCCATTTGATCAGGATGGGGACCGGGTTGTAACTGCACGTGGCAATGTGGAACCGTCCATACAGCTCATATCCATTACTGACACAGAAGAGGCCTTCAGCACCCACATCATTCCGATTGAAGATGATGACgacgacgatgatgatgatgatgatgatgtacaATTTGTTGAGGAAAGCCAGCAGGAGCCAGCACTAATTGCTGCAGGTGTGTCCAGCCAAACCAAGGAACAAACATTAACAGCAGACAATACTGGCGACAGCACTTCTCCAAATAAAGATTCTcataatgactttaaaatgcCCAATATTGGCGTTACCAGAGatccaaacaaaaataaattcacatgcCAAATATGTAGCAGGACATTTTTCCACAAGGGCACTCTAACACACCACATGAAGTCACATAAGTCAAACTTCTGCAACATTTGTAAGCAGCATTTCCCTCATAGGAACAAGTTAAACTCACACACCTGCGTCCCTCCAGTTCCCTCTCTGAGAGTCACAAAGTCATGTGAGCTGTGTGGGAAGACCTTTGCAAACCCGTCAGCTCTCAGGATTCATTATGTCGTCCACACAGGGGAGAAACCCTACAGGTGCAGCTTATGTGGGAAAGGGTTCACCCAGAAAGGCAATCTGAAATGTCACCTACGCATCCACACTGGAGAAAGACCATTCCGCTGTGTTAAATGTGGTAAGACCTTTACACAAAAGGTCAACCTCAACCACCATTTAATGGCACACAGAAATCGTGAGTTTGTGGGAGACAAGCCTACAGTGAGGAGACATCTTAGAAACATAATGACCTAA
- the vac14 gene encoding protein VAC14 homolog: protein MNTEKDFSPLTPNIVRALNDKLYEKRKVAALEIEKLVREFVAQNNSTQIRHVIQILASEFALSQHPHSRKGGLIGLAACSIALGKDSGLYLKELIEPVLTCFNDSDSRLRYYACEALYNIVKVARGAVLPHFNLLFDGLSKLAADPDPNVKSGSELLDRLLKDIVTESNKFDLVAFVPLLRERIYSNNQYARQFIISWIHVLESVPDINLLDYLPEILDGLFQILGDNSKEIRRMCEVVLGEFLKEIKKTPSSVKFAEMANILVIHCQVADETKLTNDLIQLTAMNWMREFIQLAGRVVLPYSSGILTAVLPCLSYDDRKKNTKEAASACNHSLMKLVTPEDDEDDDEERSGSTGSLLREDGQPKTEADNNDMLNASQESVGLSNISFFTPASSDRLQVTLDLDGIVQVLDRHLRDSSTGMMTRIAVLKWLYHLYIKTPRKMFRHTDSLFPMLLKTLSDESDEVILKDLEVLAEIASSPAGQTDQAGLCDSTDNKLELKVPESAKPGQQHSTKVADSSPSTPSMNSYFYKFMINLLKRFSLERKLLENRGAFIIRQLCLLLHAENIFHSMADILLKEEDLKFASTMVQTLNTILLTSAELFQLRNQLKDLHTQESCALFCCLYRSWCHNPVATVSLCFLTQNYKHAYDLIQKFGDLEVTVDFLMEVDKLVQLIESPIFTYLRLQLLDVENNPYLIKALYGLLMLLPQSQAFQLLSHRLRCVPNPELMRTVHESKYMDSKQQMASRRASSTQMDYNELLQHFDRVQSKHLEVRHQRSGRASDHSDKKLM, encoded by the coding sequence ATGAACACGGAGAAGGACTTTTCGCCACTGACACCCAACATTGTCAGGGCTTTGAATGACAAACTGTACGAGAAGCGGAAAGTCGCAGCCTTAGAAATTGAAAAACTAGTACGGGAGTTTGTCGCTCAGAACAATTCTACTCAAATCAGACATGTGATCCAGATTCTGGCCTCTGAATTTGCCCTCTCCCAGCACCCCCACAGCCGCAAAGGGGGACTCATTGGACTGGCAGCCTGCTCCATCGCCCTCGGCAAGGACTCGGGTCTGTACCTCAAGGAGCTTATTGAGCCTGTGCTCACGTGTTTTAATGACTCAGACAGTCGTTTGCGCTACTATGCCTGTGAGGCTCTCTATAATATTGTCAAGGTGGCCAGAGGGGCTGTGCTGCCCCACTTCAACCTCCTCTTTGATGGCCTCAGCAAGCTTGCAGCAGATCCGGACCCCAATGTAAAAAGCGGATCTGAACTCCTGGACAGACTGCTGAAAGACATAGTGACAGAAAGTAACAAGTTTGACTTAGTTGCTTTTGTCCCCCTGCTGAGAGAGAGAATCTACTCTAATAATCAATATGCTAGGCAGTTCATTATTTCTTGGATCCACGTTCTAGAGTCTGTGCCGGATATCAACTTGTTAGACTACCTCcctgagatcctggatggactTTTCCAGATCCTGGGAGACAACAGCAAGGAGATCCGCAGGATGTGTGAGGTGGTATTGGGAGAGTTTCTGAAGGAGATTAAGAAAACTCCTTCCAGCGTAAAATTTGCTGAAATGGCCAACATCCTGGTCATCCACTGCCAGGTTGCAGATGAGACCAAACTCACAAATGATCTGATCCAGCTGACTGCTATGAACTGGATGAGAGAGTTTATTCAGCTTGCAGGGAGAGTGGTTTTACCTTACTCCTCTGGTATCCTCACTGCAGTGCTGCCTTGCCTATCCTATGATGACAGAAAGAAGAATACGAAAGAAGCTGCCAGTGCATGTAATCACAGTCTGATGAAGCTGGTGACTCCtgaagatgatgaggatgatgatgaggagagAAGCGGCAGCACAGGCTCGCTGTTAAGGGAAGATGGCCAGCCCAAGACAGAGGCAGACAACAATGATATGCTGAATGCATCACAAGAGTCTGTTGGTCTGAGTAATATCAGCTTCTTCACTCCTGCTAGTTCTGACAGGCTGCAGGTAACTCTGGACCTGGATGGTATTGTCCAGGTGTTGGATCGCCATCTCCGTGACTCGTCCACTGGCATGATGACCCGTATAGCTGTGCTGAAATGGCTTTATCACCTCTACATCAAGACTCCTCGCAAAATGTTCCGCCACACAGACAGCCTGTTCCCCATGCTGCTTAAAACACTGTCTGATGAGTCTGATGAGGTGATACTGAAAGATTTGGAAGTTTTAGCCGAAATAGCATCATCTCCTGCTGGCCAGACAGACCAAGCCGGCCTCTGTGACAGCACTGACAACAAGCTGGAGCTCAAGGTCCCTGAGAGTGCCAAGCCAGGGCAGCAGCACAGTACCAAAGTAGCAGATTCATCCCCATCCACTCCAAGTATGAATTCCTATTTTTACAAGTTCATGATCAACCTTCTAAAACGCTTCAGTCTGGAGAGGAAGCTTCTGGAGAACAGAGGAGCTTTCATTATCAGGCAACTGTGTTTGTTGCTTCATGCAGAAAACATCTTCCACTCGATGGCTGACATCCTGCTGAAGGAGGAAGACCTAAAATTTGCCTCCACTATGGTTCAGACGCTCAACACCATCCTGCTTACCTCTGCTGAGCTTTTCCAGTTACGCAACCAGCTTAAAGACCTGCATACTCAAGAGAgctgtgctttgttttgctgCCTGTATCGTTCCTGGTGCCACAACCCAGTGGCTactgtttctctttgtttcctcACACAGAACTACAAACACGCCTATGATCTCATCCAGAAGTTTGGAGATCTTGAGGTCACAGTAGACTTCCTGATGGAGGTTGACAAACTGGTGCAGCTGATAGAAAGCCCCATTTTCACATACTTGCGTCTACAGCTCCTGGATGTGGAGAACAACCCATATCTGATTAAGGCACTGTATGGTCtactgatgctgctgccacagAGCCAGGCCTTTCAGCTTCTCTCCCATCGCTTGCGGTGTGTCCCTAACCCAGAGCTCATGAGAACTGTCCATGAGTCCAAATATATGGACTCAAAACAGCAAATGGCTTCCAGGCGTGCCTCTTCTACGCAGATGGATTACAATGAGCTACTCCAACATTTTGACCGTGTCCAGAGCAAACACCTAGAGGTTCGACACCAGCGCTCTGGACGTGCTTCTGACCACTCTGACAAGAAGCTGATGTGA